A genomic region of Enterococcus sp. 12C11_DIV0727 contains the following coding sequences:
- the nrdF gene encoding class 1b ribonucleoside-diphosphate reductase subunit beta, which produces MATYYEAINWNAIEDVIDKSTWEKLTEQFWLDTRIPLSNDLDDWRTLSDLEKTTVGYVFGGLTLLDTVQSESGMEQLRNDVRTPHEEAVLNNIQFMESVHAKSYSSIFSTLNTKKEIDEIFEWTNSNVYLQTKAEKINEIYKNGTPLEKKVASVFLETFLFYSGFYTPLYYLGNNKLANVAEIIKLIIRDESVHGTYIGYKFQLGFNELSETEQNEMKDWMYNLLYELYENEERYTEELYDGLGWTEEVKTFLRYNANKALMNLGMDPLFADTANDVNPIVMNGISTGTSNHDFFSQVGNGYLLGTVEAMKDDDYLIGMD; this is translated from the coding sequence ATGGCAACCTATTATGAAGCGATTAACTGGAACGCTATCGAAGATGTTATCGACAAATCTACTTGGGAAAAACTAACGGAACAATTCTGGTTAGATACTCGTATTCCTTTGTCTAATGATTTAGATGATTGGAGAACCCTTTCAGACTTAGAAAAAACAACTGTCGGCTACGTTTTTGGTGGTTTAACGCTACTAGATACCGTTCAATCTGAAAGTGGGATGGAACAACTAAGAAATGATGTCCGCACGCCACACGAAGAGGCTGTTTTAAATAATATCCAATTTATGGAATCGGTCCATGCTAAAAGCTATTCTTCTATTTTTAGTACATTAAACACTAAAAAAGAGATCGATGAAATATTCGAATGGACAAATTCAAATGTCTATCTGCAAACAAAAGCAGAAAAAATCAACGAAATTTATAAAAATGGTACGCCGCTAGAAAAGAAAGTTGCGAGTGTCTTTTTAGAAACCTTCTTATTCTATTCAGGTTTTTATACGCCTCTTTATTACCTAGGGAATAACAAACTAGCCAACGTTGCTGAAATCATCAAATTGATCATTCGCGATGAATCTGTTCACGGAACGTATATTGGCTACAAGTTCCAATTAGGTTTCAATGAATTATCTGAAACAGAACAAAACGAAATGAAAGATTGGATGTACAACCTTCTTTATGAATTATACGAAAATGAAGAACGTTATACAGAAGAATTGTATGATGGTTTAGGTTGGACTGAAGAAGTGAAGACCTTCTTGCGTTACAATGCAAACAAAGCCTTGATGAACCTTGGTATGGACCCATTATTTGCGGATACAGCGAATGATGTCAACCCGATCGTTATGAATGGTATCTCTACTGGTACAAGCAATCATGATTTCTTCTCTCAAGTTGGTAATGGTTACTTATTAGGAACTGTTGAAGCAATGAAAGATGATGATTATCTAATTGGTATGGATTAA
- a CDS encoding DUF92 domain-containing protein, whose translation MTILVYKLLLGFIAGSLIGIFSYITELLTKSGVMAVVIIAMFVCGFGSWQTWGLLILFFGSSGCIHLVKKILKVSDIESITEKKHTRDAWQVFANSLPAVISLVLFYYTKNQLFMVGYVSGVAGATADTWGSEIGMLSNKLPRSIVSFKPVEAGLSGGVSVLGSLASFCGSLLISITFWLLYGWYQLYQYPISLLIMVPLICGLINSLVDSLLGATLQAKYRCLICGQLTEQKQHHLQQTKQISGISWLSNDWVNFLSGSLTVLLSWSILFFI comes from the coding sequence ATGACTATTTTAGTTTATAAATTATTGCTAGGATTTATTGCAGGTAGCTTGATTGGTATTTTTTCATATATCACAGAGTTACTGACAAAGTCTGGTGTTATGGCTGTAGTTATTATCGCTATGTTCGTTTGTGGATTTGGCTCATGGCAAACTTGGGGCTTACTGATTTTATTTTTTGGTAGTTCAGGGTGCATTCATCTAGTAAAAAAGATACTCAAAGTATCTGATATTGAATCTATTACTGAAAAAAAACATACAAGAGATGCTTGGCAAGTATTTGCTAACAGTCTTCCAGCAGTTATTTCATTAGTTCTTTTCTATTATACAAAAAATCAATTATTTATGGTTGGTTATGTTAGTGGTGTCGCAGGAGCAACAGCTGATACCTGGGGCTCAGAGATCGGTATGTTAAGCAACAAACTCCCACGCTCGATTGTTTCATTTAAACCAGTTGAAGCTGGTCTTTCTGGTGGTGTTTCTGTTCTTGGTAGCCTTGCTTCTTTCTGTGGTAGTTTGTTGATTTCAATAACCTTTTGGCTTCTTTATGGTTGGTATCAACTGTACCAATATCCCATAAGTTTACTAATCATGGTGCCGCTTATTTGCGGTCTTATTAACTCTCTTGTGGATAGCCTATTAGGCGCAACACTTCAAGCAAAGTATCGTTGTCTTATCTGTGGACAACTGACTGAACAAAAACAACACCATCTTCAACAAACTAAACAGATCAGTGGTATTTCCTGGCTATCAAATGATTGGGTTAATTTTCTTAGCGGTAGCTTAACAGTTTTGTTAAGCTGGAGCATACTTTTTTTCATCTAA
- a CDS encoding LCP family protein — translation MNLWKKVILTVLGVVLISVAGFCAYGIKMYSDATYTVKGVFESIDRTSKKRDVAVNIDAQEPFSVLLMGIDTGDLGRTEQGRSDTTMVVTINPKEKKSTMISLDRDILTEIVGNGTEDKLNHAYAFGGAKMAIDTVENLLDIPIDNYVSINMKGMKDLIDAVGGIEVDNTIGEFTLDGIVVPAGKVKLDGETGLAYARMRKEDPEGDIGRQRRQREVVEKIVNKVISLDGVAKYRKILDAVKDNVKTDLTWDNMVDIQKKYMPAFKDIDSLQLEGEGTEIGGIYYQLLDPTKLFEVQTDLRAQLGMAKNEKMQATDNANYSNYATGDETGTYSGYDTNAYGTTSYVDPTTDVNGGGSGYTDPNAVAEETPYSGDGY, via the coding sequence ATGAATCTATGGAAAAAAGTAATATTGACTGTTTTAGGAGTGGTTCTTATATCAGTTGCTGGCTTTTGTGCATATGGGATTAAAATGTACTCCGATGCAACATATACAGTGAAAGGGGTTTTCGAGTCTATCGATCGAACATCTAAAAAAAGAGATGTAGCTGTAAATATCGATGCTCAAGAGCCATTCTCTGTTTTATTGATGGGAATCGATACTGGAGATCTAGGTCGTACGGAACAAGGTCGCTCAGATACTACAATGGTAGTTACTATTAATCCGAAAGAAAAGAAATCAACAATGATTAGTTTGGATAGAGATATCTTGACGGAAATTGTTGGTAATGGGACCGAAGATAAATTGAATCATGCATATGCTTTTGGTGGGGCTAAGATGGCGATTGATACGGTTGAAAATTTATTGGATATTCCAATAGATAATTATGTGTCGATCAATATGAAAGGTATGAAAGACCTAATTGATGCTGTGGGCGGTATTGAAGTTGATAATACAATTGGTGAGTTCACATTAGATGGCATCGTTGTTCCTGCTGGTAAAGTTAAATTGGACGGAGAAACTGGCTTAGCTTACGCTCGTATGCGTAAAGAAGATCCAGAAGGCGATATTGGTCGTCAACGTCGTCAGCGAGAAGTGGTTGAAAAAATTGTTAACAAAGTAATCAGTTTAGACGGTGTAGCGAAATACAGAAAAATTTTGGACGCGGTAAAAGATAATGTAAAAACCGATTTGACTTGGGATAACATGGTAGATATTCAAAAGAAATATATGCCTGCTTTTAAAGACATCGACTCCTTACAATTAGAGGGGGAAGGTACCGAAATCGGGGGCATTTACTATCAGTTACTGGACCCGACGAAATTGTTTGAAGTCCAAACTGATTTACGTGCTCAATTAGGTATGGCTAAAAATGAAAAAATGCAGGCAACTGATAATGCCAACTATAGTAATTATGCTACTGGTGATGAGACGGGCACGTATAGTGGGTATGATACTAATGCTTACGGTACAACTAGTTATGTAGATCCAACGACAGACGTTAATGGTGGCGGGTCTGGATATACTGATCCAAATGCCGTAGCAGAAGAAACTCCTTATTCAGGAGATGGTTACTAA
- a CDS encoding AI-2E family transporter: MGSLFKQSKLLFWTVEIVLTIIGVFFLLKMPNVFSPIVGMVSAVFMPLLIAGFLYYMFDPIVVLLEKRGLPRIVGFMLTFAVLIILIALIIMNVVPQLVNQSLELSQSLPSYAEEMNQWLNELSDLEAFKGFNIQEQLDKANITISNILNFAIVGVTSSLSKIVGVLMRFFILLFTVPFILFFMFKDGHKFLDAMSHFFPKSIRSELRQTVRELNQTLSAYISSTVLDALIIGILSFIAMTIFKQPYALLLAVFCGLTNIIPYVGPFIGAVPAILVGLFILPWQALYMALSILVIQQLDGNLIKPLLMGKSMNIHPLTIILVLIASGSVGGIIGMLICIPVYAVIKTLGINISKIYKIKKEAKESGLEDQIV, from the coding sequence ATGGGTTCTTTGTTTAAACAATCAAAATTATTATTTTGGACAGTAGAAATTGTACTAACAATCATCGGTGTTTTCTTTTTATTAAAAATGCCAAATGTTTTTAGCCCAATAGTAGGAATGGTATCTGCAGTTTTTATGCCATTATTGATTGCCGGATTTTTATATTATATGTTCGATCCAATCGTTGTTTTGTTAGAAAAACGAGGACTTCCTAGAATTGTTGGGTTTATGCTTACGTTTGCAGTTTTGATTATTTTGATTGCATTGATAATTATGAACGTGGTACCTCAATTGGTTAATCAATCTTTAGAATTGAGCCAGTCGCTTCCAAGCTATGCAGAAGAAATGAATCAATGGTTGAATGAATTAAGTGATTTAGAAGCGTTTAAGGGGTTTAATATTCAAGAACAATTAGATAAAGCGAACATTACAATCAGTAATATTTTAAATTTTGCGATTGTCGGTGTAACGAGCAGTCTTTCAAAAATTGTTGGGGTATTGATGAGATTCTTTATTTTACTTTTTACTGTGCCATTTATTTTGTTTTTCATGTTTAAAGATGGTCATAAGTTTTTGGATGCAATGTCCCATTTCTTTCCAAAGAGTATTCGCAGTGAGTTACGTCAAACGGTTAGAGAATTAAATCAAACGCTGTCAGCTTATATCAGTAGTACGGTGTTAGATGCGCTGATTATTGGGATTCTAAGCTTTATTGCGATGACGATATTTAAACAGCCGTATGCTTTGCTGTTAGCTGTTTTTTGTGGTTTAACGAATATCATTCCTTATGTTGGACCGTTTATTGGTGCTGTTCCAGCTATTTTAGTTGGGCTATTCATTTTACCTTGGCAAGCGTTATACATGGCTTTATCGATTTTAGTGATCCAACAATTGGATGGTAATCTGATCAAGCCACTTTTAATGGGGAAATCAATGAATATCCATCCACTGACGATTATTTTAGTTTTGATCGCTTCAGGAAGTGTGGGAGGAATTATTGGGATGCTGATTTGTATTCCTGTTTATGCCGTGATCAAGACCTTGGGCATTAATATTAGTAAGATTTATAAGATTAAAAAAGAGGCTAAAGAGAGTGGGCTAGAAGATCAAATTGTTTAA
- a CDS encoding glycosyltransferase: protein MKKNQNLILLTNYFPFWKGEEYLESEIKYLSETFEKVIIIPVMINESMKQTRSVPSNVDILKVSTDHSLKGKIRMLTYKSSGEIKNEIRKMPISFSKKLFEYYFQMRSLAIWGIVKEKFEKEIDLSINTSIYIYSYWFYLTSMVGIELKKYLVDKGYEVKKIISRAHGYDVNENANFLNYLPSREYLLRNMDFVYPVSTYGENMLIQRVPNFKEKVAVRKLGVKSISDMFIQHDNKKIYLVSCSTIRPLKKIEKIIDTLSLCEKRGIDYKWVHLGSGKTSYEKKIRKYAKKKLVEGKYEFYGYVKNKDVMSIYKDKEVSLFINVSESEGTPVSIMEAFSMSLPVIASDVGGTSDIVKDGYNGFLVDFQITHRDLLEKIIDLNNFSEEKYNEMSRNAFLTWQTMLNEEKNYQKFCQELLEGDI from the coding sequence ATGAAAAAAAATCAGAATTTAATACTTTTGACAAATTATTTTCCTTTTTGGAAAGGTGAAGAATATCTTGAATCTGAGATTAAATACCTTTCTGAAACATTTGAAAAAGTTATTATTATACCTGTAATGATTAATGAAAGTATGAAACAAACGAGATCTGTACCATCCAATGTTGATATACTTAAGGTATCAACAGATCATTCATTAAAAGGAAAAATCAGGATGCTGACCTACAAGTCGAGTGGGGAAATCAAGAACGAAATAAGGAAAATGCCAATAAGTTTTTCAAAGAAGTTATTTGAATATTATTTTCAAATGAGAAGTTTAGCCATATGGGGAATTGTTAAGGAGAAATTTGAAAAAGAAATTGATTTGTCGATTAATACCTCTATTTATATATACTCATATTGGTTCTATCTTACTTCAATGGTGGGAATTGAACTTAAGAAATATTTAGTAGATAAAGGTTATGAAGTAAAAAAAATTATTTCTAGAGCACATGGCTATGATGTAAATGAGAATGCTAATTTTTTGAATTATTTGCCAAGTCGTGAGTATTTGTTGCGAAATATGGATTTTGTTTATCCAGTATCAACTTATGGGGAAAATATGTTGATACAAAGAGTGCCTAATTTTAAAGAAAAAGTTGCTGTGAGGAAGTTGGGGGTCAAATCAATTAGTGACATGTTTATTCAACATGACAATAAAAAAATATATTTAGTTAGTTGCTCGACTATAAGACCACTAAAAAAAATTGAAAAAATTATTGACACACTAAGCCTTTGTGAAAAAAGAGGTATAGATTATAAATGGGTTCATCTAGGATCTGGAAAAACTTCTTATGAAAAAAAAATACGCAAATATGCGAAGAAAAAGTTAGTAGAAGGTAAGTATGAGTTTTATGGATATGTTAAGAATAAGGATGTAATGAGTATCTATAAAGATAAAGAAGTGTCCTTATTTATAAATGTGTCTGAATCGGAAGGAACTCCTGTATCGATAATGGAAGCTTTTAGTATGTCTTTACCAGTAATTGCATCTGATGTGGGTGGAACTTCAGATATTGTAAAAGATGGATATAATGGATTTTTAGTGGATTTTCAAATAACTCATCGAGATCTTCTGGAAAAAATTATTGATTTAAATAATTTTTCAGAAGAGAAATATAATGAGATGTCACGAAATGCTTTTCTTACATGGCAGACAATGTTAAATGAAGAGAAAAACTATCAAAAATTTTGTCAAGAGTTATTAGAGGGGGATATATGA
- a CDS encoding O-antigen polysaccharide polymerase Wzy family protein — translation MRKNLLFNIIQIIFFPLLIICFVYYYQIMNYEAMSIVLLILIVSFFIASFTKYPDNIPFSLFLITFFTFLFGRIVVTGILGYKKNLVGLFGTAFYDTQLIVDVLLLLFVSLIFLFIGSFIKIRLNHNLAQSNYEEIKLVSKYIFLLSFILRVFVLFELIQGTNSQGYYEMFSSFRSSLPGGIVFLSEMYDISFFIFLGCMPCKKEAFPLIYLYLVEGMLCLWSGRRSDFLLNIIILVLYLFYREYFSNKREKWISKKQILLGICILPIFFIVLNVVGNLRRGDSLATNRVSESILDFFFSQGVSVNVLGYTINFRDSLPDKNYSFGPIIEFFKTRIIMSLTNTENFYVGQNVSRALEGNLFSHTISYYIMPDLYLKGIGYGSSYIAELFKDFSYVGLILGNLFYGFFLRNFYRFISLLNPYFKGIFFLMARQLMFAPRSSFTNFLVASLSLPKLFSVIVIFLMAYTLKKIGNNSKAKV, via the coding sequence ATGAGAAAAAATTTATTGTTTAACATAATTCAAATAATATTTTTCCCTCTTTTGATAATATGTTTTGTTTATTATTATCAAATAATGAACTATGAGGCTATGTCAATAGTTTTGTTAATTCTAATAGTTTCGTTCTTCATTGCTTCTTTTACAAAGTATCCAGATAACATACCCTTTTCCCTTTTTTTGATAACATTTTTTACGTTTTTATTCGGGAGAATAGTTGTCACAGGAATCTTGGGTTATAAAAAGAATCTAGTTGGTTTATTTGGTACAGCTTTTTATGATACACAACTCATTGTAGATGTTTTATTATTACTTTTTGTGAGTTTGATATTTCTTTTTATAGGAAGCTTTATAAAAATACGATTAAATCATAATTTGGCTCAAAGTAATTATGAGGAAATCAAGTTGGTAAGCAAATATATATTTTTATTGTCATTTATCCTCAGGGTATTTGTACTGTTTGAATTGATACAGGGAACAAATTCACAAGGATACTATGAAATGTTTTCTTCTTTTCGCTCTTCATTACCTGGTGGGATAGTATTTCTCAGTGAAATGTATGATATCAGTTTTTTTATTTTTTTAGGCTGTATGCCTTGTAAAAAAGAGGCTTTCCCTCTTATTTATCTATATTTAGTTGAAGGTATGTTGTGTTTGTGGTCCGGAAGAAGATCAGATTTTCTTCTAAACATTATTATACTTGTATTATATTTGTTCTATAGAGAATATTTTTCAAATAAACGTGAGAAATGGATTAGCAAAAAACAAATATTATTAGGGATTTGCATTCTTCCAATATTTTTTATAGTACTTAATGTAGTTGGGAATTTAAGGAGGGGGGATTCTCTAGCGACAAATCGTGTTTCTGAATCTATTCTTGATTTTTTCTTCTCACAAGGAGTTAGTGTAAATGTTTTGGGTTACACAATTAATTTTAGAGATTCTTTGCCAGATAAAAATTACTCGTTCGGTCCAATTATTGAATTTTTTAAAACAAGAATTATTATGAGTTTAACTAATACTGAAAATTTTTATGTTGGGCAGAATGTAAGTAGAGCTTTGGAGGGAAATCTTTTTTCTCATACGATTTCCTATTATATAATGCCAGATTTATATTTAAAAGGGATAGGATATGGAAGCAGCTATATAGCCGAATTGTTTAAAGACTTTTCTTATGTTGGCTTAATATTAGGAAATTTATTTTATGGTTTTTTCCTAAGAAATTTTTACCGTTTTATATCACTTTTGAATCCTTATTTTAAAGGTATTTTTTTTCTGATGGCAAGGCAGCTTATGTTTGCACCAAGAAGTAGCTTTACAAACTTTTTAGTTGCTTCGTTGTCTTTACCTAAGCTTTTTAGTGTAATAGTTATTTTTTTAATGGCATATACATTGAAAAAAATTGGTAATAATAGTAAAGCGAAGGTTTAA
- a CDS encoding MgtC/SapB family protein, producing the protein MMDISLTVSEIIIRLCLAMLIGGVIGFERQYKNRPAGMRTHILVCMGATIIALIQVEIAASALRDAINHPELTGVIRSDQARLIAQVVSGIGFLGAGTIIVTKQSVTGLTTAASLWAVAGLGIAIGMGYYAIAITSFVGIFIALTLVRKVIHVPTTKKLEIRYIHKQETKEFINQYFEEHKIEIEDVNFNVVLVDDTQIYTNIYTIDLPKGMTYAEVIEDLSIYKNITKLRLVSI; encoded by the coding sequence ATGATGGATATAAGTTTAACAGTTTCTGAGATTATTATACGGCTATGTTTGGCCATGCTGATTGGTGGTGTGATTGGATTTGAACGCCAATACAAAAATCGACCGGCGGGTATGCGGACACACATTTTAGTTTGTATGGGTGCAACAATCATTGCCTTGATTCAAGTTGAAATTGCAGCAAGTGCTTTGCGGGATGCGATCAATCATCCAGAATTGACTGGTGTGATTCGTTCGGATCAAGCACGTCTAATTGCTCAAGTAGTGAGTGGAATTGGGTTCTTAGGCGCTGGAACGATCATTGTTACCAAACAGTCGGTGACAGGCTTAACCACAGCTGCTTCTCTTTGGGCTGTAGCAGGATTAGGTATTGCGATCGGTATGGGTTACTATGCTATTGCAATTACTAGCTTTGTGGGTATTTTCATTGCATTGACATTGGTTAGAAAAGTAATTCATGTTCCGACAACCAAAAAATTAGAAATTCGTTATATCCACAAGCAGGAAACAAAAGAATTTATCAATCAATATTTTGAAGAACATAAAATCGAAATAGAAGATGTTAACTTTAATGTGGTATTGGTTGATGATACGCAGATTTACACAAATATTTATACGATCGATTTACCAAAAGGCATGACCTATGCAGAGGTTATAGAGGATTTGTCGATCTATAAAAATATAACGAAATTGCGTTTAGTTAGTATCTGA
- the nagB gene encoding glucosamine-6-phosphate deaminase has product MQIIKVANAEEGGKKAFELIKEGMNNGAKVLGLATGSTPETLYKEMTASDLDFTDMTSVNLDEYVGLGGEDDQSYRYFMNDQLFNKKPFKDTYVPNGKAEDLAAECKHYESIIDSNPIDIQILGIGQNGHIGFNEPGTPLDSLTHVVELTESTINANKRNFEKVEDVPTRAVSMGIGSIMKGKKMILMAYGEAKADAIKGMIDGPVSVDLPASALQNHSDVVVIIDDAAASKL; this is encoded by the coding sequence ATGCAAATTATCAAAGTAGCGAACGCTGAAGAAGGCGGGAAAAAAGCATTTGAACTGATTAAAGAAGGCATGAACAATGGTGCGAAAGTTTTGGGTCTTGCTACAGGAAGTACGCCAGAAACTTTATATAAAGAAATGACTGCAAGTGATTTAGATTTTACTGATATGACTTCTGTAAACTTGGATGAATACGTTGGTTTAGGTGGAGAAGATGATCAAAGTTACCGTTATTTCATGAACGATCAATTATTCAATAAAAAACCATTTAAAGACACATATGTACCTAATGGAAAAGCAGAAGATCTAGCGGCTGAATGCAAGCACTATGAAAGTATTATCGATAGTAATCCAATCGATATTCAAATCTTAGGTATTGGCCAAAATGGACATATTGGTTTTAATGAACCAGGAACACCTTTAGATAGTTTAACTCATGTTGTTGAATTAACAGAATCTACGATCAATGCGAATAAACGTAATTTTGAAAAAGTGGAAGATGTACCAACTAGAGCTGTTTCTATGGGAATTGGTTCAATCATGAAAGGGAAGAAAATGATTTTAATGGCTTATGGAGAAGCTAAAGCAGATGCAATCAAAGGCATGATCGATGGTCCTGTTTCTGTTGATCTACCAGCAAGTGCATTACAAAATCATTCTGATGTGGTTGTCATTATTGATGATGCAGCAGCAAGCAAATTATAA
- a CDS encoding sugar transferase translates to MYQFFIKRIFDILISIILLPFICVICLLFAVAIKLEDGGSIFYNAERLGKNMKKFRMFKLRTMKENSPDIRNMDGSTFNSSDDHRVTKIGLILRKTSIDELPQLVNVLLGDMSLVGPRPSPLGNEHRYSEEFKVKFEVQPGITGLNQALLRNAASMDERMENDVYYVKNISIFLDFRIVFLTFFSVIKRKNITRDDVLK, encoded by the coding sequence ATGTACCAATTTTTTATTAAACGAATATTTGATATATTGATTTCTATCATTCTGTTACCATTTATATGCGTGATTTGTTTGTTATTTGCAGTAGCTATTAAGCTAGAAGATGGTGGTTCAATTTTTTATAATGCAGAGCGACTGGGTAAAAATATGAAGAAGTTCAGAATGTTCAAGCTTAGAACAATGAAAGAGAATTCTCCTGATATTCGTAATATGGATGGAAGTACTTTTAATTCCAGCGATGATCATAGAGTAACTAAAATAGGTTTAATCTTGAGAAAGACGAGTATTGATGAATTGCCTCAATTAGTGAATGTTTTACTAGGAGATATGAGTCTTGTTGGCCCTCGTCCTAGCCCGCTAGGAAATGAACATAGATATTCGGAAGAATTTAAAGTGAAATTTGAAGTTCAACCAGGAATTACTGGACTGAATCAAGCCTTATTAAGAAATGCAGCATCTATGGATGAAAGAATGGAAAATGATGTTTATTATGTGAAAAACATATCGATTTTTTTGGATTTTAGAATTGTTTTTTTGACATTTTTTTCCGTTATAAAAAGAAAAAATATCACTAGGGATGATGTATTAAAATGA
- a CDS encoding SDR family oxidoreductase: MKVVVTGASGFIGKQLVKDLESISSIQIIPLTRNTNSNFYTDYSLNSLKKWFENADIVVHLAAKRGSGITFEDYNENVLLTEKVVMASKKNNINKFIYISSISVYSDSNSLPWGEVEPPSPCSFYGLSKVVGEEICRLHLSSTETSLYVLRLAHVFGSNEKNNYMINLFMRQALNKHVLSLTDLTGDKREFIYVKDVVKAIRMAIFHSTKDYVYYLLNIGSDNILTNLEVGKLVNKVFNNEKLLVLGDISKNASNSSFMKHSLAKSIIGYSASYSMEKALEEIKQEMEGVKKNVPIFY; this comes from the coding sequence AGGTTTTATAGGCAAACAATTAGTAAAAGATTTGGAAAGTATAAGTTCAATTCAAATTATACCTCTAACTAGAAATACAAACTCAAATTTTTATACGGACTATTCATTAAATTCTTTAAAAAAATGGTTTGAAAATGCTGACATAGTTGTACACTTAGCAGCTAAAAGAGGTAGTGGAATAACCTTTGAAGACTATAATGAAAATGTTCTTCTGACTGAAAAAGTTGTAATGGCAAGTAAAAAGAACAACATCAATAAATTTATCTATATTTCTTCTATTTCAGTATATTCTGATAGTAACTCGTTACCTTGGGGAGAAGTTGAGCCGCCTTCTCCCTGTAGTTTTTATGGATTAAGTAAGGTGGTGGGCGAAGAAATTTGTCGTCTTCATTTGAGTTCTACTGAAACTTCTTTGTATGTCCTACGTTTGGCACATGTTTTTGGATCAAATGAAAAGAATAACTATATGATAAATCTGTTTATGCGACAAGCCTTAAATAAACATGTTTTATCTTTAACAGATCTAACAGGAGATAAACGTGAATTCATTTATGTTAAGGATGTGGTAAAAGCAATAAGGATGGCTATATTTCATTCTACTAAAGACTACGTCTATTACTTGTTGAATATAGGGTCAGATAATATATTGACTAATTTAGAAGTTGGTAAATTAGTCAATAAAGTTTTTAATAATGAAAAATTGTTAGTTTTGGGTGATATCTCAAAAAACGCATCTAATAGTTCCTTTATGAAGCATTCGTTAGCCAAAAGTATAATTGGTTATTCTGCAAGCTATAGTATGGAAAAAGCATTAGAAGAAATAAAACAAGAGATGGAAGGAGTGAAGAAAAATGTACCAATTTTTTATTAA